The following DNA comes from Thunnus thynnus chromosome 3, fThuThy2.1, whole genome shotgun sequence.
GACGTTTCCGTCTCCCATATTGTAGGATGCTATCCCTCCTGCAAAGACAAAAGTACAAATGACAACAAACGGGGGAAAAAAGTGTGAAACCATTCGGTGCACGTGAGAATCTACTGTTTCAGTCAAACAAACCTTTCAGCTGCTGCTCCGGGCTCCAGGCAGGAAACTTCTTTTGGATCCGTTCGATGAAATAAATCAAGATCTCTGTGCCTTGGCAGAGATGTTCCTCACTGTCCCACGCGCCCCGTGCAGTGTGTCCACCTCCGCTAGGATTGACATCAACCTACAGAAATGAGAATAAAACAGGATGaacattgttgttattgtattGTAATGTGAGACTCTACTAAGAGTAAAACAGTAGTATTTGTTAAAAACCTGCATCAGTCCCCAGGCGTTATACGCTCCTCTTTTTGGGTCATAGTCTCCCCAGCCATCATGCAGCACATTTCCAGCCCTGGACTCTCTGGAGATGATGCCAGCAATAACAGCAGGATCGATTCCATATTTGTCTCCCACTGTGCTGATGATGGACTTGTACTTTTTCATTCGGCCCTGATCAGTCTCTGCCATGGTGTGTGACGCCTTCACACCTTTACAGAGAAATCAAACAGGAATATGACCTCAGTGCAACAAATGCATCTATTTCTATTAAACTTAGATGAAGGCTTCATTACATTTCTACAATTTCTTGATCAAATC
Coding sequences within:
- the LOC137174977 gene encoding lysozyme g-like; the protein is MGYGDIMRVETTGASEKTARKDKLDYTGVKASHTMAETDQGRMKKYKSIISTVGDKYGIDPAVIAGIISRESRAGNVLHDGWGDYDPKRGAYNAWGLMQVDVNPSGGGHTARGAWDSEEHLCQGTEILIYFIERIQKKFPAWSPEQQLKGGIASYNMGDGNVRTIERMDVGSSGGDYSSDVVARSQWYKNNFF